The following are encoded in a window of Natrononativus amylolyticus genomic DNA:
- a CDS encoding DUF2249 domain-containing protein produces MTTLDVRTIPPVSRHPTIHEAFDALEPGETLTIINDHEPKPLFYEFQAEVAAFDTDGYTVDRVEDGKFVAEFPKRDD; encoded by the coding sequence ATGACGACACTCGACGTGAGAACGATCCCGCCGGTCAGCCGCCACCCGACGATTCACGAGGCGTTCGACGCACTCGAGCCGGGCGAGACACTGACGATCATCAACGACCACGAGCCAAAACCGCTGTTCTACGAGTTCCAGGCCGAAGTCGCCGCCTTCGACACCGACGGCTACACCGTCGACCGCGTTGAGGACGGAAAGTTCGTCGCCGAATTCCCGAAGCGCGACGACTGA
- a CDS encoding PAS domain-containing sensor histidine kinase: protein MENPNDVLQKVSIDAYRALLTSFPNGVLVLFDAQLRYRVIGPDPLPFSGCRPADMIGKPVEDLFPKETVDTLKPELRATIDGEPRSFDVEYDGSIHHLETRPTSVEGEPYGVLVTQDVSETRQVAAQLERQNERLDQFASMVSHDIRSPLSIALGHLEQYRDTGDETDLEAIEDALLRMNDLLTDLAALARHGTPTGECRRVSLAEVARRAWSMVDSRSATLSTEECTVDGDETQLQALFENLFRNAVGHGGPDVTVRVGPLADGFYVEDTGRGIPPENRDRVLEHGFTTGYSGTGVGLTIVRRVGNAHGLDVTVSESAEGGARFEFRSLRV from the coding sequence ATGGAGAACCCTAACGACGTATTACAGAAGGTGTCGATCGACGCCTATCGAGCGCTCCTCACCAGCTTTCCGAACGGTGTGCTGGTCCTGTTCGACGCCCAGTTACGGTATCGAGTAATCGGGCCCGACCCGCTTCCGTTTTCGGGGTGTCGCCCCGCGGACATGATCGGAAAGCCGGTCGAGGATCTCTTCCCGAAAGAGACCGTCGACACGCTGAAACCGGAGCTTCGAGCGACGATCGACGGGGAGCCCCGCTCGTTTGACGTCGAGTACGACGGGTCGATCCATCACCTCGAGACGCGGCCGACGTCCGTCGAGGGCGAGCCGTACGGCGTCCTCGTGACCCAGGACGTCAGCGAGACGCGCCAGGTCGCCGCCCAGCTCGAGCGACAGAACGAGCGACTCGATCAGTTCGCCAGCATGGTCTCTCACGACATTCGAAGCCCTCTCTCGATCGCGCTCGGACACCTCGAACAGTACCGCGACACCGGCGACGAAACCGACCTCGAAGCGATCGAGGACGCGCTGTTACGCATGAACGACCTCCTCACCGATCTGGCCGCGCTCGCCCGTCACGGTACGCCGACCGGGGAATGTCGCCGCGTTTCGCTCGCGGAGGTCGCTCGACGCGCCTGGTCGATGGTCGACTCCCGGTCGGCGACGCTCTCGACCGAGGAGTGTACGGTCGACGGCGACGAGACCCAGCTCCAGGCGCTGTTCGAAAACCTCTTTCGGAACGCGGTCGGCCACGGTGGCCCGGACGTTACCGTTCGCGTCGGCCCGCTGGCCGACGGGTTTTACGTCGAGGACACCGGCCGCGGTATCCCACCCGAGAATCGAGACCGCGTCCTCGAGCACGGGTTCACGACGGGATACAGCGGGACCGGCGTCGGACTCACGATCGTTCGCCGAGTCGGCAACGCACACGGTCTGGACGTAACGGTCTCGGAGAGCGCCGAGGGTGGCGCCCGGTTCGAGTTCCGATCGCTTCGGGTGTAG